GGTTCCGCCCTCGTGGCGGCGTGACCGCCGTGCCGGCCTGGGGCGGCGGCGGTGGCGACGGCTGCGGTGCGGTGCGGCCGTCGGGTGGGCGGCGGGAGTTGTTGAGGTAGAGCATGATGGCGCCGGCCACGATGAGGCCTATCGGGACGAGCCACCGCAGGAAGCCGCCGCGGCTCCCGAAGATGAGAAGTTCGAAGAAGAGCGCGAGAACGATGAAACCGATCAAGCCCCACACGGCGGTGCGGGTGCCCGCGCTGCGTTGGTGCGGGTTGTCGGTGAGGACGCCTTGCAGGTACGTGCCCACACCGGTGGCGGCGAGGATGAGGGTCCAGGCGTAGGCCCAGCCCTGCCAGTGGGAGATCAGCGTGAAGACGAGCAGCATGAGGCCGATCGTGGCGAGGATGGTGCCGGGGACGGCGAGAGCGGCGTTGGTGGCGGGCATGGTGAACGCCAGGAAGATGAGGACGGCGCCGGGGACGATGATGAAGAACGGCCATCCGACCTGCGCCAGGTTGAGAGCCGGGCCCAGCAGGAACAGCACGCCGAGCACGATGAGTCCGATGCCGATCAACAGGTCGCGCTGCTTCATGACGTCGACCTCCCGTGACGAGTCTAGCGCCCCGGCGGGGCGCGCGGAGTGACGACCCGCGGCGCCCCGCCGGCGCGGCGGGAGGCTCAGCTCCTGAGCGGGGCGTCGCGCCGCCCGGCCGCCGCCGGCCGGTCCTTGCGGGGGCCCGCCAGGCGACCGCTGATGGTGGCCAGGGCCATGCGGGCGTGGATCAGGCCGTTCTCGATGAACACGTCCGACGTGCGCGTGCCGCAGCCGGCCGAGCCGATCACGAACAGCCCGGGGACGTTGCTCTCGAACGTGGCGGGGTCGAGCGCGGCCGCGAGCGTGCCCTCGTCTACCCGCACGCCGGCGCCCCTCAGGAGTTCGGGTGGGGCGTAGTAACCCGTCAGGAGGAAGACGCGGTCGGCCGGGAGGCGCAGCTCCGCCCCGCCCTGGTCGACGACCACATCGTGGGGCGTGATGGTCTTGACGACGGTCCCGAAGTGGGCCGCGATGGAGCCCTCCTTCACGCGGTTCTCGAGGTTCGGGCGGATCCAGTACTTGAGACTGCGCCTGAAGTCGTGGCCGCGGTGGACGATGGTCACGAGAGCCCCGGCGCGGTGGAGGTCGAGGGCGGCGTCCGCGGCGCTCGAGCCAGCACCGACGATGACGACGCGACGCCCGAAGTGGGCGTGGCCCTCGTCGTAGTAGTGCGACACGTGTGGGAGGTCCTCGCCCGGCACGCCCAGCAGCTTCGGGGTGTCGAAGTAGCCGGTGGCGACCGCCACGTAGCGGGCGGTGGTCTCCTCGAGCGGCTCGCCCGCCCGGCGGCGCCACGCCTCGGCGGGCCGGCTGCGGAGCGTGAAACCGCCGCGACCGCCTGGGCGCGGCGCGGCGATGCCGACCACCTCCGTGAAGGTGGCCACGTCGAGCTCCTCGTTGGCCACGACCTTGCGGTAGTAGTCGATGGCCTCCTTGCGCGTAGGCTTGTCGGTGGCGGTGACGAGCGGGTGGCCGCCCACCTCGAGCCGCTCCGACGTGGTGAAGAAGAGCATGTTGGTCGGGTAGCGCCTGATGGCGTCGACGACGGCGCCCTTGTCGAAGAGCCGGCAGGTCAGGCCTGCTCGCTTGGCGAGGATGGCGGCCTCGATGCCGATGGGGCCCGCGCCGACGATCGCGAGGTCGATCATGTGGTCAACCTACCAGCCGCGCCGCGCCCGGGCGAGCGCTACCCGTACCCGTGCCTAGGCGTGCTGGGCGCCGACGCGGCTCACCGAGGGCCCCGGGCTCGGGCTCTGCCCGCCGCGCCTCACACTTTCCCGCACGAGGGGCAGTCGGCGCAGAGGGGGCAGTGCTCGCAGTCGGGTCGGCGCGCCGTGCACACGCGCCGACCGTGGAGGATCAGGGCGTGGTGAACGAAGATCCACTCGTCGCGCGGGAACGTCTTGGTGAGGTCGAGTTCCACCTTGTCAGGGTCCGTCTCCGTGGTGAAGCCGAGGCGACGCGCCACGCGGCCGACGTGCGTGTCGACGGCGATGGTCGGCACGCCGAAGGCGTTGGCCAGCACCACGTTCGCCGTCTTGCGCCCCACGCCCGGCAGCGCGATCAGCTCCGCCATGGTGCCAGGCACCTCCCCGCCGTGCCGCTCCACGAGCAGCCTGGCCGTCGCGACCGCGTTCTTGGCCTTCGTCCTGAATAGCCCGATGGTCTGGATGTAGGGCTCGACCTCTTCGGGGGTGGCGGTCGCGAGCGCAGCCGCGTCGGGGTAGGCGGCGAACAGGGCCGGCGTCGCCAGGTTGACGCTCACGTCGGTCGCCTGGGCGGAGAGCAGCGTGGCGATGAGGAGCTGGAACGACGAGCCGAACTCGAGCTCCGTCCGCGCGTCGGGGTATCGCCGCTTGAGCTCGCTCAGCACCCTCTGCGCCCGGGCGCGGCGCGCGCTGAGCGACTCCCGGCGTGAGGCGGCCATGTGGCGCATGCTACCGCTTGCGACAGTGTGCCGCTGGGCCCGGGGCTAAGTGACCTATCCACCAGCTCTACGCGCCCGCGCTCGGG
Above is a window of Trueperaceae bacterium DNA encoding:
- the ypdA gene encoding YpdA family putative bacillithiol disulfide reductase, producing the protein MIDLAIVGAGPIGIEAAILAKRAGLTCRLFDKGAVVDAIRRYPTNMLFFTTSERLEVGGHPLVTATDKPTRKEAIDYYRKVVANEELDVATFTEVVGIAAPRPGGRGGFTLRSRPAEAWRRRAGEPLEETTARYVAVATGYFDTPKLLGVPGEDLPHVSHYYDEGHAHFGRRVVIVGAGSSAADAALDLHRAGALVTIVHRGHDFRRSLKYWIRPNLENRVKEGSIAAHFGTVVKTITPHDVVVDQGGAELRLPADRVFLLTGYYAPPELLRGAGVRVDEGTLAAALDPATFESNVPGLFVIGSAGCGTRTSDVFIENGLIHARMALATISGRLAGPRKDRPAAAGRRDAPLRS
- the nth gene encoding endonuclease III; translation: MAASRRESLSARRARAQRVLSELKRRYPDARTELEFGSSFQLLIATLLSAQATDVSVNLATPALFAAYPDAAALATATPEEVEPYIQTIGLFRTKAKNAVATARLLVERHGGEVPGTMAELIALPGVGRKTANVVLANAFGVPTIAVDTHVGRVARRLGFTTETDPDKVELDLTKTFPRDEWIFVHHALILHGRRVCTARRPDCEHCPLCADCPSCGKV